One genomic segment of Triticum urartu cultivar G1812 unplaced genomic scaffold, Tu2.1 TuUngrouped_contig_6890, whole genome shotgun sequence includes these proteins:
- the LOC125531223 gene encoding ABC transporter B family member 11-like produces the protein MEEKDCPVESFKHEDDKKSTPPEIAVADEPFPFFGLLCYADALDWLLMVSGTIGSFVHGMAPAMSYYILGKAVDMFGDNIGNREAIVHQLTKLLPYMWSLAIITLPAGMIEITCWMYTSQRQMTRMQMAYLGSVLSQDVGAFDTDLTTANIMAGTTNHMSVIKDAIGEKMGHFISNFSTFLVAVIVAFVCCWEVGMLSVLVVPMLLVVGATYAKTMIGMSMTRIALVSETTTVVEQTLSHIKTVFSFVGENSAMKSFVKCMDKQYKLSKKEAFIKGLGLGMLQIVTFCSYSLTIYVGAVAVTRRSAKAGETIAAVINILSGAIYLSNAAPDLQIFSQAKAAGKEVFKVIKRNPVISSGSNGRILEKVIGDIEIREVHFTYPSREDNPILQGFSLAVPAGKIVALVGSSGCGKSTVISLVQRFYDAMSGDILIDGQNMKELDLKSLRRNIGSVSQEPSLFSGTISDNLRIGKMSATDEEVTEAAKTANVHTFISKLPNQYSTEVRLMFTKQGQ, from the exons ATGGAAGAAAAGGACTGCCCCGTCGAATCCTTCAAACACGAGGATGACAAGAAAAGCACACCACCAGAAATAGCAGTTGCTGATGAACCGTTCCCATTCTTCGGCCTGCTTTGCTACGCCGATGCGCTAGATTGGCTGCTCATGGTATCAGGGACAATTGGGTCCTTCGTACACGGCATGGCACCTGCAATGTCATATTACATACTTGGCAAAGCTGTCGATATGTTTGGGGACAACATAGGCAATCGGGAGGCAATTGTCCATCAACTTACTAAG TTACTTCCATATATGTGGTCCTTGGCAATTATTACACTTCCTGCTGGAATGATTG AAATTACATGTTGGATGTACACAAGTCAGAGACAAATGACACGCATGCAGATGGCATATCTGGGATCAGTACTCAGTCAAGATGTCGGAGCTTTTGACACCGACTTAACCACCGCGAACATCATGGCCGGAACAACTAATCACATGAGCGTCATAAAAGATGCAATTGGAGAGAAG ATGGGTCACTTTATTTCTAATTTCTCCACATTCCTAGTCGCTGTCATTGTTGCTTTTGTGTGCTGCTGGGAGGTGGGTATGCTCTCTGTGTTAGTTGTTCCGATGCTTCTTGTGGTTGGAGCAACATATGCTAAAACAATGATTGGCATGTCGATGACAAGGATAGCTTTGGTCTCTGAAACAACCACTGTTGTGGAACAG ACTCTTTCACATATCAAGACTGTCTTCTCATTTGTTGGAGAAAACTCGGCGATGAAATCCTTTGTGAAATGCATGGACAAGCAATACAAGTTAAGCAAGAAAGAGGCATTCATAAAAGGACTAGGTTTGGGAATGTTACAGATTGTAACTTTCTGTTCGTACTCACTGACAATCTATGTTGGAGCAGTAGCAGTAACTAGAAGATCCGCGAAAGCGGGTGAGACAATTGCGGCTGTTATTAACATCCTCTCCGGTGCAAT ATATCTCTCAAATGCAGCTCCAGACCTTCAGATCTTCAGTCAAGCAAAAGCTGCTGGTAAAGAAGTGTTTAAGGTTATCAAAAGAAATCCAGTGATAAGTTCTGGATCAAATGGAAGAATATTGGAGAAGGTCATTGGTGACATTGAAATACGAGAGGTGCATTTCACATATCCATCCCGTGAAGATAATCCAATTCTCCAAGGTTTCTCACTGGCTGTACCGGCAGGCAAAATTGTGGCTCTTGTCGGGAGTAGTGGATGTGGGAAGAGCACTGTGATTTCTTTGGTTCAGAGGTTCTACGACGCTATGTCAG GTGACATATTAATTGACGGTCAAAACATGAAGGAACTTGATCTGAAGTCCCTGAGGAGAAATATAGGTTCAGTGTCTCAAGAACCATCACTCTTTTCTGGTACTATTTCTGATAATTTGAGAATTGGCAAAATGAGTGCAACTGATGAAGAGGTCACTGAAGCAGCAAAAACAGCTAATGTGCACACCTTTATTTCCAAACTTCCAAACCAATACTCAACTGAGGTAAGACTTATGTTCACAAAGCAAGGACAGTGA
- the LOC125531224 gene encoding O-fucosyltransferase 23, producing MNILQDLKHLKHISLPARLIICKCLLIVIGLIVLRAIISPFLAISSSEKSFYDSPTLDLFPGVRKGKFVEVPQIIWGLNNQKIAFARACLTAKFMNRSLLMPSLSASLFYKEVDLLQPIAFDKVFDLNKFNARCHGFVRVARYSEVSNRTEPFKLQKGSGRRWTVERDLDQLQQSRLGEADGFEVIHVTGKHPFLWPDHWPVKDYARIFDCLAVAPEIETEVVRVISKIKDAGKKARHDAAVSHNKKRIDGLKNLPVQYIAVHMRIEKDWMIHCKKWEQRSNLKEICSSKGEIIHKVSQITDLRRPVVVYLAVADSLLEDDSVTSGWRVGMVAYEKKKLGVTDIYEKQPYLIKSAIDFEVCARADVFVGNSFSTFSNLVVLSRTERLYKLGKASSCGEDVGLSSYAYNVIGDDGGPQKWMTDMLDTSLQRISYGTNNVSCH from the coding sequence ATGAACATCCTACAAGACCTTAAGCATCTCAAGCACATTAGCTTGCCGGCGAGGCTTATCATTTGCAAGTGCCTTCTCATAGTGATTGGCCTTATTGTATTGAGAGCAATTATCTCCCCTTTTCTTGCCATCAGCTCGTCCGAGAAGAGTTTTTATGACTCACCAACCCTTGACTTGTTCCCTGGAGTTAGGAAAGGCAAGTTTGTTGAGGTCCCGCAGATTATATGGGGATTGAACAATCAGAAAATTGCATTTGCCAGAGCATGCTTGACGGCAAAATTCATGAACCGTTCTCTACTCATGCCAAGTCTGAGTGCTTCGCTTTTCTACAAAGAGGTTGACTTGCTGCAGCCTATTGCTTTCGACAAGGTATTTGACCTTAATAAGTTCAATGCCCGCTGTCATGGGTTTGTAAGGGTAGCTCGGTATTCAGAAGTTTCAAATCGTACCGAGCCTTTCAAACTTCAAAAGGGCAGTGGTAGGAGGTGGACAGTGGAGAGAGATTTGGATCAACTGCAACAATCCAGATTGGGGGAGGCCGATGGCTTTGAAGTGATTCATGTCACTGGGAAGCATCCATTTCTGTGGCCTGATCATTGGCCAGTGAAAGACTATGCCAGGATCTTCGATTGCCTTGCTGTAGCTCCTGAGATAGAAACTGAAGTTGTCAGGGTCATATCCAAGATTAAAGATGCAGGGAAAAAAGCAAGACATGATGCTGCCGTTTCTCATAATAAGAAGAGGATAGATGGTTTGAAAAATCTTCCTGTGCAGTACATTGCTGTTCACATGAGAATAGAGAAAGATTGGATGATTCATTGCAAGAAGTGGGAGCAGCGGTCCAATTTAAAGGAAATTTGCAGCAGCAAAGGAGAGATCATTCATAAGGTCTCACAGATCACTGACCTACGTCGCCCGGTTGTAGTTTATCTTGCAGTAGCCGACAGCCTTCTAGAAGATGATTCAGTAACCAGTGGTTGGAGAGTTGGTATGGTTGCTTATGAGAAGAAGAAACTTGGAGTTACTGACATATACGAGAAACAGCCTTACCTTATAAAGTCTGCCATCGACTTTGAGGTATGCGCAAGAGCGGATGTGTTTGTTGGCAATAGTTTCTCAACATTTTCCAACCTTGTAGTATTGTCTAGAACAGAAAGGTTATACAAGTTAGGGAAGGCAAGCTCATGTGGTGAGGATGTTGGGCTGTCGTCCTATGCGTACAATGTCATTGGAGATGATGGCGGGCCACAGAAATGGATGACAGATATGCTGGACACAAGCCTTCAGCGCATAAGTTACGGAACGAATAACGTTTCCTGCCACTGA